One genomic window of Gammaproteobacteria bacterium includes the following:
- a CDS encoding putative DNA binding domain-containing protein, which yields MLKTELLEIIVNGENSGVEFKRDDIRPEQLAKEVVALANFQGGKVLLGVEDDGSVSGIQRNKLEEWVMNTLQSKIHPMMLPFYEEIKVAEGTFVAVISFPQGISKPYVVRDRGKEEIFIRVGSTSRLATREQQMRLFELGGMLHTEVMPIPRTGMECLDEARLLNYLKDILRDPDLPTTPEQWQVRLLGLGFLTEVADQVCCTIAGLVLFGKKPRRYLKQAGLRVFVFQGEDKSYQALLDEILDAPMVGRWDVDAAGKTLLDGGLVERFMDAISPFISQQGSEINLGLRRETQWFYPLEAVREVLLNALAHRDWTRFVEIEVGSYRDRFEVISPGALPNSMSVEKMKAGQRSPRNSIIMEVLRDYGYVDYRGMGVRTKIVPLTRALTGKEPDFIASEDALTTVLYR from the coding sequence ATGTTGAAAACGGAACTGCTGGAAATCATTGTCAATGGGGAAAACTCTGGGGTTGAGTTTAAACGCGATGATATTCGACCAGAACAATTGGCAAAAGAAGTGGTGGCGCTGGCCAATTTTCAGGGGGGGAAAGTGCTGTTGGGGGTTGAAGATGACGGCAGCGTCAGTGGCATTCAACGCAATAAATTGGAAGAGTGGGTGATGAATACGCTGCAAAGTAAAATTCACCCGATGATGTTGCCTTTTTACGAAGAGATAAAAGTGGCTGAGGGAACGTTCGTTGCGGTTATCAGTTTTCCGCAAGGGATTTCTAAACCTTATGTGGTGCGTGATCGTGGTAAAGAAGAGATTTTTATCCGTGTGGGTTCGACCTCTCGTCTTGCGACCAGAGAGCAGCAGATGCGTCTGTTTGAGTTGGGGGGGATGTTGCACACGGAGGTGATGCCCATACCTCGTACCGGCATGGAGTGCTTAGATGAAGCGCGGTTGTTGAATTATCTGAAAGACATTTTGCGTGATCCAGATCTACCCACAACACCCGAGCAGTGGCAGGTGCGCTTGCTCGGGCTGGGTTTTCTTACCGAGGTTGCGGATCAGGTTTGCTGCACCATTGCGGGCTTGGTTCTATTTGGAAAAAAACCACGGCGCTATTTAAAACAAGCGGGGTTACGGGTGTTTGTCTTTCAGGGTGAGGATAAATCGTATCAGGCGCTGTTGGATGAGATTTTAGATGCGCCGATGGTGGGGCGTTGGGACGTGGATGCAGCGGGTAAAACGCTGCTGGACGGAGGGCTTGTCGAACGGTTTATGGACGCGATTAGCCCGTTTATTTCACAGCAAGGCAGTGAGATCAACCTTGGTTTGCGTCGAGAAACGCAGTGGTTTTATCCTCTGGAAGCGGTGCGTGAAGTGCTGTTGAATGCGTTGGCGCATCGAGATTGGACGCGCTTTGTGGAGATCGAGGTGGGCAGTTATCGAGACCGCTTTGAGGTGATCAGCCCAGGCGCGTTGCCCAATTCCATGTCCGTTGAAAAGATGAAAGCCGGTCAGCGTTCGCCGCGAAACAGCATTATCATGGAGGTGCTGCGGGATTACGGTTATGTGGATTATCGCGGCATGGGGGTGCGAACAAAAATTGTGCCATTGACACGGGCATTGACGGGCAAAGAGCCGGACTTTATAGCCTCTGAGGATGCACTGACCACGGTTCTTTATCGTTAA
- the mnmC gene encoding bifunctional tRNA (5-methylaminomethyl-2-thiouridine)(34)-methyltransferase MnmD/FAD-dependent 5-carboxymethylaminomethyl-2-thiouridine(34) oxidoreductase MnmC, which translates to MQKKLEVEAALLEWSDNDPFSIKGEDCYYAHGSGLAESKYVFLQQNNLPQAWLGRDQFTVLETGFGTGLNFLATWQLWSQTAAKGARLHFISVEKAPLSRAHVQKALAPWSELAPFSAALLDSYPTVLVDGYHRLDFSNGVTLTLLLGEVSEVLPPLVAQADVCYLDGFNPAKNPSMWRPETLVLVAEKLKLGATFATFTAAGNVRRALTAVGFEVKKAKGFGKKREMLFGRLLKNPAQKKSAPWFDLPPRQAATSVAVIGAGIAGVAVAAALANRGYAVTLFEAQAELAAGASGNPQAVVLPALTADESLYGRFYRAAFLYTQQRLGALQQKEPKMVWQGCGVVQLAFNQRLLKRQRAVAAHYQNQPSLCRAVSAAEIERLSGVSVSNSGLFYPLAGYLDPTELCKALLAEAKPIERIFNCPIEKIERKKDQWQLQQKNSGQFYHADLLVLASGAELKNVVQAGYLDLTPARGQLTQIPATTESESLACVLCHEGYLLPCVEGQHLIGATYSNEDLSLELLAEDQQKNWQTLQRYLPRFAGGKPEALSGRVALRGTTPDQLPLVGGLLEPEGFNEVYDDLCHGRSGEKYSAPSYEKGLYVLAGLGSRGLSSALLSAELLACQMSGEPLPLEKALVDGLNPNRFLVRKLKRK; encoded by the coding sequence ATGCAAAAAAAGTTAGAGGTGGAAGCGGCTCTGTTGGAGTGGAGCGATAATGACCCATTTTCCATCAAAGGAGAGGATTGTTATTACGCCCACGGCTCCGGTTTGGCGGAGAGCAAATATGTGTTTTTGCAGCAGAATAATTTACCACAGGCGTGGTTAGGCCGAGATCAATTTACCGTTCTAGAGACCGGTTTTGGTACGGGGCTGAATTTTTTGGCCACTTGGCAGCTCTGGTCTCAAACGGCTGCCAAAGGCGCGAGATTGCACTTTATTTCAGTGGAGAAGGCTCCTTTGAGCCGAGCGCATGTGCAAAAAGCCTTGGCACCTTGGTCTGAGTTAGCGCCTTTTTCAGCGGCTCTGCTGGACTCTTATCCCACGGTGTTGGTGGACGGTTATCATCGGCTGGATTTTTCCAATGGGGTGACGTTGACGCTGCTGCTGGGGGAGGTCTCTGAGGTGTTGCCACCGCTGGTGGCGCAGGCGGATGTTTGTTATCTGGACGGTTTTAATCCGGCTAAAAACCCCAGTATGTGGAGGCCAGAGACCTTGGTTCTGGTGGCGGAAAAATTAAAGCTGGGGGCGACGTTTGCCACCTTTACCGCAGCGGGAAACGTACGCCGTGCGCTGACAGCGGTGGGGTTTGAGGTTAAAAAAGCCAAGGGTTTTGGTAAAAAGCGCGAAATGCTGTTTGGGCGTTTATTAAAAAACCCAGCGCAGAAAAAATCAGCGCCGTGGTTTGATCTGCCGCCTCGGCAAGCGGCCACTTCGGTGGCGGTGATCGGTGCAGGCATCGCGGGGGTGGCGGTGGCGGCGGCCTTGGCCAATCGGGGCTACGCGGTGACGCTGTTTGAGGCGCAGGCTGAGCTGGCCGCTGGAGCTTCGGGCAATCCGCAGGCGGTGGTTTTGCCTGCCCTGACCGCCGATGAGAGCCTCTATGGGCGTTTTTATCGAGCGGCGTTTTTGTATACGCAACAGCGATTGGGGGCGTTGCAGCAAAAAGAGCCAAAAATGGTGTGGCAAGGCTGTGGTGTGGTGCAGTTGGCGTTTAATCAGCGGCTGCTCAAACGTCAGCGGGCGGTGGCAGCGCATTATCAAAATCAGCCCTCCCTCTGTCGTGCCGTGAGTGCGGCGGAGATTGAGCGGCTCTCTGGGGTGTCGGTATCGAACTCGGGTCTGTTTTATCCGCTGGCGGGGTATCTTGATCCAACCGAGTTGTGTAAGGCTCTGCTGGCTGAGGCGAAACCGATTGAACGCATTTTTAATTGCCCGATTGAAAAAATAGAACGTAAAAAAGATCAGTGGCAGTTGCAACAAAAAAACAGCGGTCAATTTTATCATGCCGATTTGCTGGTGTTGGCCAGCGGTGCGGAGCTGAAAAATGTGGTGCAGGCGGGTTATCTTGATCTGACTCCGGCACGAGGGCAATTAACTCAAATTCCAGCGACGACGGAGAGTGAAAGTTTGGCCTGTGTGCTTTGTCATGAGGGCTATCTGCTGCCCTGTGTTGAGGGGCAACATTTGATCGGCGCGACCTACAGCAATGAGGATTTAAGCCTTGAATTGCTCGCAGAGGATCAGCAGAAAAATTGGCAGACGTTGCAGCGTTATCTGCCCCGTTTTGCGGGTGGGAAGCCAGAGGCATTATCGGGGCGAGTGGCTTTGCGAGGAACAACGCCGGATCAATTGCCATTGGTGGGTGGTTTGCTGGAGCCAGAAGGATTTAATGAAGTGTATGACGATCTTTGTCATGGTCGATCAGGTGAGAAGTATTCAGCACCGTCTTATGAAAAAGGGCTTTATGTTTTGGCGGGGTTGGGGTCAAGAGGCTTGAGCAGTGCGTTATTGAGTGCAGAGTTGCTTGCCTGTCAGATGAGTGGTGAGCCGCTGCCACTGGAAAAAGCGTTGGTGGATGGGTTAAACCCGAATCGTTTTTTAGTGCGGAAGTTGAAAAGAAAATAA
- the leuC gene encoding 3-isopropylmalate dehydratase large subunit — translation MAAKNLYDKLWESHLVRTEEGGTALLYIDRHLVHEVTSPQAFEGLAVAGRKPWRIDSILAVPDHNVPTTDRAAGIADPVARLQVETLDKNCTELGITEFRVGDLRQGIVHVIGPEQGATLPGMTVVCGDSHTATHGAFGALAFGIGTSEVEHVLATQCLIQKKSKSMLISVDGEVAAGVSAKDIVLAIIGEIGTAGGTGYAIEFGGSAIQALSMEGRMTVCNMAIEGGARAGMVAVDQTTIDYLDNRPYAPKGAMWQQAVAAWSELVSDQGAHFDKVVRLDASAIKPQVTWGTSPEMVVAVDACVPDPAAEVDEVKANGMRQALAYMDLKAGMNITDIALDKVFIGSCTNSRIEDLRAAAGVIQGRKVADSITLAMVVPGSGLVKQQAEKEGLDRLFIEAGFEWREPGCSMCLAMNADRLEPGERCASTSNRNFEGRQGQGGRTHLVSPEMAAAAAIAGHFVELGA, via the coding sequence GTGGCTGCTAAAAATTTATACGACAAACTTTGGGAATCTCACTTGGTGCGCACGGAAGAAGGCGGTACGGCACTGTTGTACATTGATCGTCATCTGGTGCATGAAGTCACTTCACCACAAGCCTTTGAGGGTTTGGCTGTGGCGGGGCGTAAGCCGTGGCGCATTGACAGTATTTTAGCGGTTCCCGATCACAATGTACCGACCACCGATCGAGCCGCTGGAATCGCTGATCCGGTGGCGCGCCTGCAAGTAGAAACGCTGGATAAAAACTGCACCGAACTGGGCATTACCGAGTTTCGGGTCGGTGATCTGCGTCAGGGCATTGTGCATGTGATCGGCCCTGAGCAGGGCGCGACGCTGCCGGGAATGACAGTGGTTTGTGGTGATTCCCATACCGCCACTCACGGCGCGTTTGGCGCTCTGGCTTTTGGCATCGGCACCTCTGAGGTGGAGCATGTGCTGGCGACGCAGTGTTTGATTCAGAAAAAATCCAAGTCGATGTTGATCTCTGTGGACGGTGAAGTCGCTGCGGGTGTCAGTGCGAAAGACATTGTGCTGGCCATTATCGGTGAGATTGGTACTGCTGGTGGTACCGGTTACGCCATTGAATTTGGCGGTTCAGCCATTCAAGCCCTCTCGATGGAGGGGCGTATGACGGTCTGTAATATGGCCATTGAAGGCGGTGCGCGGGCGGGGATGGTGGCGGTGGATCAGACCACCATCGACTATTTAGACAACAGGCCTTACGCACCGAAAGGTGCGATGTGGCAGCAAGCCGTTGCCGCATGGTCGGAGCTGGTTTCCGATCAGGGGGCGCATTTTGATAAGGTGGTGCGACTGGATGCGAGTGCGATCAAGCCGCAAGTGACCTGGGGAACCTCGCCTGAGATGGTGGTGGCAGTGGACGCGTGTGTGCCTGACCCAGCAGCAGAAGTGGATGAGGTGAAAGCCAACGGTATGCGCCAAGCTTTGGCGTATATGGATCTGAAAGCGGGGATGAACATCACCGACATTGCTTTGGATAAGGTCTTTATCGGTTCGTGTACCAATTCGCGCATTGAAGATCTGCGTGCCGCAGCTGGGGTGATTCAAGGGCGTAAAGTGGCCGATTCCATCACCTTGGCGATGGTGGTGCCCGGTTCAGGTCTGGTGAAACAGCAGGCGGAAAAAGAGGGCTTGGATCGGCTCTTTATTGAGGCCGGTTTTGAGTGGCGTGAGCCCGGTTGTTCTATGTGTTTGGCGATGAACGCCGACCGTCTGGAGCCCGGTGAGCGTTGTGCTTCGACTTCCAACCGGAACTTTGAGGGTCGTCAGGGGCAAGGTGGACGGACACACTTGGTTAGCCCTGAGATGGCGGCAGCAGCGGCCATTGCTGGTCACTTTGTGGAGTTAGGAGCCTGA
- a CDS encoding carbonic anhydrase family protein yields the protein MLNKNLFIPAITALFIANITGCGSDSEPPTLSTEKNSAIERDATSVTSPTNTKEEAATEKAATTSAEESAESADMSSILSSINAANSNTPIKDKEPVKPAPTTKKMADRAKPHFSYSGATGPIHWGELDAAWATCKAGNRSAVVDKNVAHQSPIDFAGDAKLITLTLTGADSGLNFSRKNNGHTIQLDEKDTAGAISIELKNVTYTLAQFHFHAGSEHQDHSQQSAMEVHFVFANEDNFNPRYAVVGLFIDQGENNPALAKALSAVLPAANQTDSATINIAVANILNDSGKAYRYTGSFTTPPCTEEVQWTVMAKHVTLGAAQIKTFTDLYSDNFRPIQGTLN from the coding sequence GTGCTCAATAAAAACCTCTTTATTCCAGCCATAACAGCCCTTTTCATAGCCAACATCACAGGCTGTGGCAGCGACTCCGAACCCCCTACGTTAAGCACGGAAAAAAATTCGGCCATTGAACGCGATGCCACTTCGGTAACCTCACCAACAAATACAAAAGAAGAAGCAGCAACTGAAAAAGCAGCCACAACCTCTGCTGAAGAATCCGCAGAGAGCGCGGATATGTCTAGCATTCTGAGCAGCATCAATGCCGCCAACAGCAATACTCCGATAAAAGATAAAGAGCCAGTGAAACCAGCACCCACCACCAAAAAAATGGCCGATCGCGCAAAACCCCACTTCAGCTACAGCGGTGCCACTGGACCGATCCACTGGGGTGAGCTGGATGCCGCATGGGCAACCTGTAAAGCAGGCAACCGTTCAGCTGTGGTAGACAAAAACGTGGCACATCAATCTCCCATCGATTTTGCCGGTGATGCCAAACTGATCACCTTAACCCTCACAGGTGCAGACAGCGGCCTCAATTTCAGCCGTAAAAACAACGGCCATACCATTCAATTGGATGAAAAGGACACCGCTGGCGCAATCAGCATTGAGCTGAAAAACGTCACCTACACCTTAGCTCAGTTCCATTTCCACGCAGGCAGTGAACACCAAGACCACAGCCAACAGAGCGCTATGGAAGTTCACTTTGTTTTTGCCAATGAAGACAATTTCAATCCACGTTACGCCGTAGTGGGGCTCTTTATTGATCAAGGCGAGAATAATCCAGCACTGGCAAAAGCCCTTTCTGCCGTTCTGCCCGCAGCCAATCAAACCGACTCAGCAACGATCAATATTGCCGTAGCCAACATACTCAATGACAGCGGCAAGGCCTACCGTTACACCGGTTCTTTCACCACACCTCCTTGTACCGAAGAGGTTCAATGGACTGTAATGGCAAAACACGTCACCCTCGGCGCTGCACAAATCAAAACGTTCACCGATCTCTACAGCGACAACTTCCGCCCCATTCAAGGCACTTTGAACTAA
- the leuD gene encoding 3-isopropylmalate dehydratase small subunit, whose translation MQKFNAFNGLVAPLDRPNVDTDAIIPKQYLKSIKRSGFGPNLFDDWRYLDPGEPGQDSSQRRLNPDFILNEPRYAGAQVLLGRENFGCGSSREHAVWALDDYGFRVVIAPSFADIFFNNSFKSGLLPIVLDAQIVERLFVEASAAEGYALSVDLQAQTLSTPSGESIAFEVDEFRKYCLLNGLDDIGLTLKHADQVRAYEQQRRKSAPWLFAQESEA comes from the coding sequence ATGCAAAAATTTAATGCCTTTAACGGTCTGGTTGCGCCGTTGGATCGTCCCAATGTGGACACCGATGCCATCATTCCAAAGCAGTATCTGAAGTCGATTAAACGCAGCGGTTTTGGACCGAATCTGTTTGATGATTGGCGTTACCTTGATCCTGGTGAGCCAGGACAAGACTCAAGCCAGCGCCGTTTGAACCCCGATTTTATTCTTAACGAGCCGCGTTACGCCGGTGCGCAAGTGCTGTTGGGGCGGGAAAATTTCGGCTGCGGTTCTTCTCGTGAACACGCCGTTTGGGCGCTGGACGATTACGGTTTTCGGGTGGTGATTGCGCCCAGTTTTGCTGACATCTTTTTTAATAACAGCTTTAAAAGCGGTTTGTTGCCGATTGTTTTGGATGCTCAAATCGTTGAGCGGCTGTTTGTCGAGGCCAGCGCTGCTGAAGGGTATGCTTTGAGCGTTGATCTGCAAGCGCAAACCTTGAGCACGCCGAGCGGTGAGTCGATTGCCTTTGAAGTGGACGAGTTTCGTAAATATTGCCTGTTAAACGGCTTGGATGACATCGGTTTGACTTTGAAACACGCGGATCAGGTTCGCGCCTATGAACAACAACGTAGAAAAAGCGCACCTTGGCTGTTTGCGCAGGAGAGCGAAGCATGA